From Asterias rubens chromosome 6, eAstRub1.3, whole genome shotgun sequence, one genomic window encodes:
- the LOC117291313 gene encoding uncharacterized protein LOC117291313 produces the protein MAATRVSKAPDPMDVVIQTNMGVNSIGDGQWRPLSSISHHTDNSHLKDPKETDNFGEEGYPGTVSLRSKSRVSIAPIAPSNEEPIQVQGFSSYPPRDPPPTRAVSTASHRVNPARRRSHRLRTAPGKMERRTTELHKAFVTMDARNRVTVDVIKGSARTSANAFDDRVCRPYSVYTVTQQCERLAISPFGGPLMNSAAGRYRERYLTKHRPDVVQDGTRGGSSNKTTFQRFYDNLDLLAINVKRIPFGTLRKPPPKQARKADSQTKSVPTQLHKYTSERIANLHESMDRQDGPSSPRINGKQLSVMGVEYKVAMEVSSNLEKHRMSRPSNVPGLPNLSASRTDAPRLQIQSERLLTLGEQSLKDGISSNLFDSDRSKRGPIKAIEKPPRRVKSPPLSKLSREKFYPEAQRRREQGTWAELRIGRPVTPPASEYTAVQSASFVTTARPLTSMTSRTGVSESEEKTQSTKGKTDELPKLEDVSSEKEISETGRTTPDKNKQSEEEKTHDVNRDQFETLPDDPVVGVSQEGERDACGTPLSSRSLVITVPDGDCALGEDNDDAIGEVTDELGVVGETGSEITDGEKIVSTGTEEYSENTVDETVGEVEHNQDEKTNDQLDESIDLNQSVEVDGQSDDSVEHNPVVDHDCQPKETGSKNDTRKPDEKPDEPVEQSENPNDVPSEPGDDYTSGNIIDLSVEQDGQDQLENPKNQSVELVEQDTSVGPDDQPNERIEQEQNMNNDNEIAEPVDNGLVENVYQI, from the coding sequence atggccgctacCCGAGTGTCGAAAGCGCCTGACCCAATGGACGTTGTGATTCAAACCAACATGGGTGTCAACTCAATCGGTGACGGTCAGTGGCGACCCTTAAGTTCAATCAGTCATCACACTGATAACTCACATCTTAAAGATCCCAAGGAGACTGATAACTTCGGTGAAGAAGGGTATCCAGGAACAGTGTCACTCAGGAGCAAGTCAAGGGTCTCAATCGCCCCTATTGCCCCCTCAAACGAAGAGCCAATCCAAGTGCAAGGGTTTTCCAGCTACCCTCCACGGGACCCACCACCAACCAGAGCAGTAAGCACAGCGTCTCACAGAGTGAACCCGGCCAGACGCCGTTCCCACCGTCTGAGAACGGCACCAGGGAAGATGGAACGGCGAACGACGGAGCTACACAAGGCGTTCGTCACGATGGACGCACGTAACAGGGTGACGGTAGATGTTATAAAGGGTAGCGCCAGAACGTCTGCGAACGCCTTCGATGACAGGGTTTGTCGTCCATACAGCGTTTATACCGTAACGCAGCAATGCGAGCGGCTTGCGATAAGCCCGTTTGGAGGACCCCTCATGAACAGTGCGGCTGGGAGGTACCGCGAGCGATACCTTACGAAACATCGTCCGGACGTTGTGCAGGATGGAACCCGTGGTGGCTCAAGCAACAAAACAACGTTCCAGAGATTCTACGACAATCTTGACTTATTGGCGATCAACGTCAAACGCATACCATTCGGAACCCTCCGCAAACCGCCTCCAAAGCAGGCACGTAAAGCTGACAGTCAGACGAAGTCAGTGCCTACGCAACTCCATAAGTACACGAGCGAGAGAATTGCCAACCTTCACGAATCGATGGACCGGCAAGACGGTCCGTCCAGCCCCCGTATAAACGGCAAGCAATTAAGTGTCATGGGTGTTGAATACAAGGTAGCCATGGAGGTATCTAGTAATCTCGAAAAACATCGCATGAGTCGACCGAGTAACGTGCCAGGTCTACCGAACTTGTCCGCTTCCAGGACCGATGCTCCACGTCTCCAGATCCAAAGCGAGCGCCTCCTGACCCTGGGCGAGCAATCTCTGAAAGACGGTATCTCATCCAACCTGTTCGACAGTGATCGTAGTAAACGAGGCCCGATCAAGGCCATTGAAAAACCACCTCGCCGGGTCAAATCCCCACCGCTCTCCAAACTTTCGCGAGAGAAGTTTTACCCTGAAGCACAAAGGCGTCGGGAACAGGGAACGTGGGCCGAATTGCGAATCGGGCGCCCCGTCACTCCGCCGGCTTCTGAGTACACTGCTGTTCAATCGGCGTCGTTTGTCACGACCGCACGACCATTGACATCAATGACGTCACGGACGGGAGTCTCAGAAAGTGAAGAGAAAACACAGTCGACCAAAGGCAAGACCGACGAACTTCCGAAGCTGGAAGATGTCAGTTCTGAGAAAGAAATCTCCGAAACTGGTCGTACAACTcctgataaaaacaaacaaagtgagGAAGAAAAAACCCATGACGTAAATCGCGACCAATTTGAAACTCTTCCTGATGATCCAGTAGTGGGAGTTTCCCAAGAGGGCGAACGGGATGCTTGCGGAACACCGTTATCTAGCCGATCCCTGGTTATTACCGTCCCGGACGGTGATTGCGCTCTCGGCGAGGACAATGATGACGCCATTGGCGAGGTAACTGATGAACTTGGTGTTGTAGGCGAAACTGGAAGTGAAATTACAGACGGCGAGAAAATTGTTTCTACTGGCACCGAAGAGTACTCGGAAAACACTGTCGATGAAACTGTCGGAGAAGTCGAACACAATCAGGATGAGAAAACTAATGATCAACTTGACGAGTCGATTGACCTTAATCAGAGCGTGGAAGTTGATGGTCAATCTGATGATTCTGTCGAACATAACCCTGTTGTAGACCATGATTGTCAACCCAAGGAAACTGGCAGTAAAAACGACACCAGAAAGCCCGATGAAAAGCCTGATGAACCTGTCGAGCAGAGTGAGAACCCCAATGACGTGCCCAGCGAACCTGGTGACGACTATACGAGCGGGAACATTATAGACTTATCTGTCGAACAAGACGGACAGGACCAGTTGGAAAACCCGAAAAATCAGTCCGTTGAGCTTGTCGAACAGGACACAAGTGTTGGCCCTGACGATCAACCTAACGAACGAATCGAGCAAGAACAGAATATGAACAATGACAACGAAATCGCCGAGCCAGTCGACAATGGACTCGTTGAAAATGTCTATCAGATTTAA
- the LOC117291800 gene encoding methylosome protein 50-like encodes MTTSNIPSSMEKYLDVLQHNRDGSLMLGSSGLTGKFWAGSLWFYEDPGNAPDISKCSAGIQTEAGVTDIQWIDECRVAIASDSGAIEVWQLVNSRSAFRNLFYLYEHDNAVHSISINSNKTRIISGSSDKLIKVWDLATQASVLTLRAHTSKVECITCSPNELEVFLSCSQDGSVLLWDLRKPKPARKLSRPSGTSLPTCTAWKPGETHVFAVGDETGKIVLQDSRADSTGTRLTTAHTRSIHRLAFSPKNPLWLASTSDDCTVAVTELQPELKQIYRSYSHNDFVRGASWDPLSNKLMTCGWDKQVKGHDIVPAAAGANGRV; translated from the exons ATGACTACAAGTAACATTCCATCCTCGATGGAAAAATATTTAGACGTTCTTCAACACAACAGAG atgGTTCATTGATGCTGGGTTCGTCTGGCCTGACTGGCAAGTTTTGGGCGGGGTCGTTATGGTTTTACGAGGATCCAGGTAATGCACCGGACATCAGTAAATGCAGCGCTGGTATCCAGACAGAAGCCGGTGTGACAGACATCCAATGGATTGATGAATGCAGAGTAGCTATTGCCTCTGATTCAG GTGCAATCGAAGTCTGGCAACTTGTAAACAGCCGCAGTGCCTTCAGGAACTTGTTCTATTTATACGAGCACGACAACGCCGTGCACAGTATTAGCATCAACTCCAACAAGACCAGAATCATCAGCGGATCATCTGATAAACT AATAAAGGTTTGGGATCTAGCAACACAAGCGTCTGTATTGACTCTGAGAGCGCATACATCCAAAGTGGAATGCATCACATGCAGCCCTAACGAGCTAGAAGTGTTTCTCtcatgttcacag GATGGTTCTGTTTTACTGTGGGACTTGAGGAAACCTAAACCAGCCAGAAAGCTGAGCCGACCCTCTGGAACATCTCTGCCAACATGTACTGCCTGGAAGCCTGGAGAAACACACGTGTTCGCCGTAG GTGATGAGACGGGCAAGATAGTACTTCAGGATTCCAGAGCAGACAGTACAGGCACCAGACTGACGACTGCCCATACTAGATCTATACATAGGCTAGCATTCTCACCAAAGAA CCCATTATGGTTAGCGTCCACATCAGACGATTGCACGGTCGCTGTCACAGAACTCCAGCCAGAACTCAAACAAAT ATACCGGAGCTACAGCCACAATGACTTTGTGCGTGGTGCATCATGGGACCCACTCAGTAACAAACTCATGACCTGTGGTTGGGATaaacaggtcaaaggtcacgacaTCGTGCCAGCAGCAGCTGGAGCCAACGGGCGAGTTTAG
- the LOC117291602 gene encoding uncharacterized protein LOC117291602, whose amino-acid sequence MGNRGNWYQQNLSPAAPPNTGYRMNGGSNAPSTTPNNCPSRDSNTNKFGSPYFDRRGAFTHHGRPAKEISGWEGPPLVTSALSSVCWAANGIQRNTPQRRSWPSQTRQSARIPSVHQHQHQQTTIHRENTVNLSPSRQVQSQTTHYRIQHPNSRNLRRSKTCAEFSYAGQTHRSDGSISTLPEVPRNGTTTTSREGTAFFTTCNGLHERTAALKSLSSNPKLQVETINGTTRIFRTQDRRPRSLPSKFSESPQSDIASADFSEPQEKVIYVSKHGYHPRSKSPTYPVLIGTKDTLNLALCKKLWRIRRDLEGRKARENSVIFSEVSQSVHDDSEAEKWYEIMFDEHEQDDEEDDHDMTAIESLRLANEEGEFAQLDESISTQYPRPRVDLHFDRKYLKEHINDWAILGIDIEEEELKTGQRLQTASVARPTSAQNGRKPRVPTQTTTRVKISHRESSLGVKKVAKDRQENRVTKLPAVPTARRAFHARNNHKKKGKKTKKPHLAVDSDDELLPALMNGDRDSRTPSPTLEFPPHEPNLELDDIDRRKSLVSKYLNSPSPNTNRVEEPIQTEPKPEDDAVKPPEPDEDKPKELTEKEKFVLMRKRMDERKAVMQKRREDFMDFSMLGIKSQRRRTQDGGAPAGGKNSLGSLMSTRLESMATFKTRKYRGEEVDDDDEHDDDDDDDDDESDVEGVGSSDDEDT is encoded by the exons ATGGGCAACCGTGGCAACTGGTATCAACAAAATCTCTCCCCGGCCGCACCACCCAACACCGGTTATAGAATGAATGGGGGTAGCAATGCGCCATCGACAACCCCGAATAATTGTCCCAGCAGAGACTCAAACACCAACAAGTTTGGCAGCCCGTACTTCGACAGGCGAGGGGCTTTCACGCATCACGGCCGACCGGCAAAAGAGATTTCGGGCTGGGAGGGCCCCCCGCTGGTGACGTCTGCTTTGTCCTCGGTGTGTTGGGCTGCCAATGGTATTCAACGAAATACGCCACAAAGACG gaGCTGGCCAAGTCAGACACGACAATCAGCCCGAATACCATCTGTACATCAGCACCAACATCAGCAGACGACAATCCACAGAGAAAATAcagtcaacctctccccttccCGCCAAGTGCAATCTCAAACCACCCACTACCGCATACAACACCCCAACTCACGCAACCTACGAAGATCCAAGACGTGTGCGGAGTTTTCATACGCGGGACAGACGCACCGGAGTGACGGTTCGATCAGTACCCTGCCAGAGGTACCTCGCAACGGTACTACTACTACATCCCGGGAAGGGACCGCTTTCTTTACGACATGTAACGGACTTCACGAACGGACTGCTGCTCTGAAAAGTTTATCCAGTAATCCCAAACTCCAAGTGGAAACTATCAATGGAACAACAAGGATTTTCAGAACACAAGACAGGCGACCGCGGTCTCTCCCAAGTAAGTTCTCCGAATCGCCCCAAAGTGACATTGCATCTGCAGATTTTTCCGAGCCACAGGAAAAGGTGATTTACGTCTCGAAACACGGCTATCACCCTCGGAGTAAGTCACCAACTTACCCCGTCTTGATCGGTACAAAAGACACGTTAAATTTAGCACTGTGTAAGAAACTGTGGAGGATCAGACGTGATTTGGAGGGACGAAAAGCGCGGGAAAATTCGGTGATCTTCAGCGAAGTCTCGCAGTCGGTACACGACGACAGCGAAGCCGAGAAATGGTACGAGATTATGTTTGACGAACACGAGCAGGACGATGAGGAAGACGACCACGACATGACCGCCATTGAGAGCCTCCGATTGGCTAATGAAGAAGGCGAGTTTGCGCAGTTGGACGAGTCTATCAGCACGCAGTACCCGCGACCCCGTGTCGATCTTCACTTCGACAGGAAGTACTTGAAGGAGCACATCAATGACTGGGCGATACTCGGTATTGATATCGAAGAGGAAGAATTGAAAACAGGTCAGAGGTTACAGACTGCTTCCGTTGCTAGACCGACGTCGGCACAGAACGGTAGAAAACCAAGAGTGCCGACACAAACCACCACCAGGGTAAAAATATCACACAGGGAATCTTCGCTTGGTGTCAAGAAAGTGGCAAAGGACAGACAGGAAAACAGAGTGACCAAGCTCCCAGCCGTTCCGACCGCACGAAGGGCGTTCCACGCGAGAAACAATCACAAGaagaaaggaaagaaaacaaagaagccACATCTTGCCGTAGACAGTGACGACGAGCTCTTGCCTGCCCTCATGAACGGAGACAGAGACTCTCGGACACCGTCTCCAACCCTCGAGTTTCCTCCTCACGAACCAAATCTGGAACTGGACGACATTGACCGACGGAAAAGCTTAGTGTCAAAGTATCTCAATTCACCATCACCGAATACGAACCGTGTTGAAGAGCCGATTCAAACAGAACCTAAACCGGAGGATGATGCAGTTAAGCCACCGGAACCAGACGAGGACAAACCAAAGGAACTCACAGAGAAGGAGAAATTCGTCTTGATGCGAAAGAGAATGGACGAACGCAAAGCCGTCATGCAGAAACGCAGAGAAGACTTCATGGACTTCTCTATGCTCGGTATCAAGTCACAGAGACGGCGCACTCAGGACGGAGGGGCGCCCGCTGGTGGTAAGAACAGTTTAGGCAGCCTGATGTCGACACGTTTGGAATCCATGGCAACGTTCAAGACGAGGAAGTACCGGGGAGAAGAagtcgatgatgatgatgaacatgatgacgacgatgatgatgacgatgatgaatCTGACGTTGAGGGCGTAGGTTCATCAGATGATGAAGACACTTAA